The following coding sequences are from one Gadus morhua chromosome 10, gadMor3.0, whole genome shotgun sequence window:
- the elovl6 gene encoding very long chain fatty acid elongase 6, whose translation MPLALQEYEFERQFNEDEAIRWMQENWKKSFLFCSLYAACIIGGRHLMKQREKFELRKPLVLWSLTLAVFSIFGAVRTGSYMMHILLTKGLQHSVCDQSFYNGPVSKFWAYAFVLSKAPELGDTLFIVLRKQRLIFLHWYHHITVLLYSWYSYKDMVAGGGWFMTMNYLVHALMYSYYAARAAGFRVSRRLAMFITLTQISQMVVGCVVNYLVYSWMQRGAGCPSHVHNIVWSSLMYLSYFLLFLHFFYEAYVGKNKPPASASTVTATTITTTTTDAKKSQ comes from the exons ATGCCGCTCGCACTCCAGGAATACGAGTTCGAGAGGCAGTTTAACGAAGATGAGGCGATCCGCTGGATGCAGGAGAACTG GAAGAAGTCCTTCCTGTTCTGCAGTCTGTACGCCGCCTGCATCATCGGGGGGCGCCACCTCATGAAGCAGCGAGAGAAGTTTGAACTGAGGAAACCGCTGGTGCTATGGTCGCTAACGCTAGCGGTGTTCAG tatcTTTGGCGCGGTGCGGACAGGAAGCTACATGATGCACATCCTTTTGACGAAGGGGCTGCAGCACTCGGTGTGCGACCAGAGCTTCTACAACGGACCCGTCAGCAAGTTCTGGGCCTACGCCTTCgtcctgagcaaggcaccggAGCTGG gcgaCACCCTGTTCATCGTGCTCCGTAAGCAGCGGCTGATCTTCCTCCACTGGTACCACCACATCACGGTGCTGCTCTACTCCTGGTACTCCTACAAGGACATGGTGGCGGGCGGCGGCTGGTTCATGACCATGAATTACCTGGTGCACGCGCTCATGTACTCGTACTACGCGGCACGCGCTGCGGGCTTCAGGGTATCGCGGCGCCTGGCCATGTTCATCACGCTGACCCAGATCAGCCAgatggtggtgggctgtgtggTCAACTACCTGGTCTACTCCTGGATGCAGCGGGGCGCCGGCTGCCCCTCCCACGTCCACAACATCGTCTGGTCCTCCCTCATGTACCTCAGCTACTTCCTGCTCTTCCTGCACTTCTTCTACGAGGCGTACGTGGGCAAGAACAAACCCCCGGCCTCCGCCTCCACCGTGACCGCGACGACCATCACCACAACGACCACGGACGCCAAGAAGAGCCAGTGA